In one Rhodospirillaceae bacterium genomic region, the following are encoded:
- the rpsU gene encoding 30S ribosomal protein S21 translates to MQVLVRDXNVDQALRALKKKMQREGIFREMKMRRSFXKPSEXKAREKAEAIRRAXKLARKKAMRED, encoded by the coding sequence TTGCAAGTTTTGGTGCGTGATAANAATGTTGATCAGGCTCTTCGTGCTCTAAAGAAGAAGATGCAGCGGGAGGGAATTTTTAGGGAAATGAAGATGCGGAGATCTTTCGANAAACCTTCTGAGANGAAGGCGCGGGAGAAAGCTGAGGCTATTCGACGAGCTNGAAAATTAGCCAGAAAAAAGGCCATGCGCGAAGATTAA
- a CDS encoding cytoplasmic protein, which yields MPLMPKATAVWLVEHTTLTFQQIADFCDMHPLEVQGIADGEVAVGIMGQDPLANGQLSKDEITRCEADENAKVKLVKTKEGVANLRRKVPRYTPVSKRQDRPNAISWLIKYHPELKDAQISRLLGTTKTTITAVRDRTHWNIVNIKPQDPVLLGICRQIELESEVLRAAKSSKRASKGAAENPETTE from the coding sequence ATGCCCTTAATGCCAAAGGCTACAGCAGTGTGGCTGGTAGAACATACAACGCTTACTTTTCAGCAAATTGCGGACTTTTGCGATATGCATCCGTTAGAGGTACAGGGAATCGCCGATGGTGAGGTAGCAGTGGGGATAATGGGNCAAGATCCGTTAGCTAATGGCCAACTGTCAAAGGACGAAATCACTAGGTGTGAAGCAGATGAAAATGCAAAGGTGAAACTTGTTAAGACTAAGGAAGGAGTGGCCAATCTTCGGCGAAAAGTCCCGCGTTATACACCGGTTTCCAAGAGGCAGGATAGGCCTAATGCGATTTCTTGGCTGATAAAATATCATCCAGAGCTTAAGGACGCTCAGATTTCCCGGTTATTGGGAACTACTAAGACGACTATAACCGCTGTGCGTGACCGAACCCACTGGAATATAGTAAATATTAAACCTCAGGATCCGGTTCTCCTGGGGATCTGCAGGCAAATCGAATTGGAATCAGAGGTGTTAAGGGCCGCAAAATCATCCAAGCGGGCTTCGAAAGGAGCTGCAGAGAATCCGGAAACGACAGAGTAA
- a CDS encoding TIGR02444 family protein, with protein sequence MIDVQMTNSTSLRFWNFSLTYYQHPKIPEILLGLQNLQGVDINLTLLALWVGRVEGTALLKHHFQTLDSSIADWRHNVIQPLRKIRQTVKVQTALSSNFSDNFLGMTADIELESERICQALLCQEYLGLKNLSKGSNKKGLAASNLSNYFSLLALPKSPNNIETRHKLVNFAEEIVSPPP encoded by the coding sequence GTGATTGATGTACAGATGACAAACTCTACTTCTTTAAGGTTCTGGAATTTTTCCTTAACCTATTATCAACACCCCAAGATTCCGGAAATTCTGCTTGGACTCCAGAATTTGCAGGGGGTAGATATAAATCTCACACTCTTAGCTTTGTGGGTTGGCCGGGTTGAGGGAACTGCTCTTCTAAAACACCACTTCCAGACACTCGACTCATCAATTGCAGATTGGCGTCACAACGTTATCCAACCCCTTCGGAAAATTCGCCAAACCGTCAAAGTCCAAACTGCCTTATCCTCCAATTTCTCCGATAACTTTCTCGGTATGACCGCGGACATTGAATTAGAATCAGAACGTATATGTCAGGCGCTTCTATGCCAAGAATATCTAGGTTTGAAAAACCTATCAAAGGGCTCCAATAAAAAAGGTCTTGCTGCTAGCAATTTGAGTAATTATTTTTCTTTGTTAGCCCTCCCTAAGAGCCCAAATAACATCGAAACTAGGCACAAATTAGTGAATTTTGCTGAAGAGATTGTGTCGCCACCCCCNTAA
- a CDS encoding 5-(carboxyamino)imidazole ribonucleotide synthase — protein MRVKDHIALPPGSVVGIFGGGQLGRMMAVAAARMGYHAHIYSDEMASPAIEVSRSYTIASYADEERLKSFAQEVDVATYEFENIPVNSLREVQKLVPVYPKPXILEIAQDRVSEKDFCNKLGIPTAPYWRVTDLGTLQVSLNELGLPGLLKSTRFGYDGKNQIKVKIGDNLSDAWNHIGGGPGVLEGWMNYEREISVIVVRAQTGDVQCYDPVENEHKNYVLHRSIVPARICSETKEKAITAAKHLAVSLDLVGVLAVEMFVMKDGAIAINEMAPRPHNSGHWTIEACASSQFEQLIRCICGLPLGSCARSADAEMQNLLGDEVNDWFLYLADPSQRLHLYGKGETRVGRKMGHVTRLKTLLK, from the coding sequence GTGCGGGTTAAAGATCATATAGCGCTACCACCGGGATCCGTAGTAGGAATTTTTGGGGGAGGTCAACTGGGAAGAATGATGGCGGTGGCCGCGGCGCGAATGGGATATCATGCCCACATTTATTCAGATGAAATGGCTAGCCCTGCCATCGAGGTTAGTCGCTCCTATACAATTGCTTCGTATGCAGACGAAGAACGCCTAAAGAGTTTCGCCCAAGAGGTTGATGTCGCAACTTATGAATTTGAAAACATCCCAGTTAATAGTTTGCGTGAAGTCCAAAAGTTGGTGCCTGTCTATCCAAAACCAGNCATATTAGAGATTGCGCAAGACCGCGTTTCCGAGAAGGACTTCTGCAACAAATTGGGGATACCGACTGCACCTTATTGGCGGGTTACTGACCTCGGAACATTACAGGTATCCCTAAATGAACTTGGGCTACCAGGACTCTTAAAAAGTACAAGATTTGGCTACGACGGGAAGAACCAGATAAAGGTCAAAATTGGCGATAATTTAAGTGATGCATGGAACCATATAGGCGGTGGCCCCGGTGTGTTAGAGGGGTGGATGAATTATGAGAGAGAAATCTCTGTAATTGTNGTAAGAGCACAAACTGGTGACGTTCAATGTTATGATCCAGTAGAGAATGAACATAAAAACTATGTTTTACACAGAAGCATTGTCCCTGCTAGAATTTGCTCAGAAACAAAGGAAAAGGCTATTACCGCAGCCAAACATTTGGCTGTTAGTCTTGACTTGGTGGGCGTCTTGGCTGTGGAGATGTTTGTCATGAAGGACGGCGCAATTGCAATCAACGAGATGGCGCCGCGACCCCATAATTCNGGTCATTGGACGATTGAAGCTTGTGCCTCAAGTCAATTTGAGCAGTTGATACGATGCATTTGTGGGCTACCCCTTGGCAGTTGCGCCAGGAGTGCAGATGCGGAGATGCAAAATCTTCTTGGTGATGAGGTCAATGATTGGTTTCTTTATTTGGCGGATCCTAGCCAAAGACTACATCTTTACGGCAAAGGTGAGACTAGGGTAGGGCGAAAAATGGGACACGTGACTCGCCTGAAAACGCTTTTAAAATAG
- a CDS encoding bifunctional heptose 7-phosphate kinase/heptose 1-phosphate adenyltransferase: protein MRVDLNHLTAGIAKLAEARVLCVGDLMLDRFLYGSVGRISPEGPIPIIHVDTETTMLGGAGNVVRNVVALGAHCTFVSAIGTDSGGKRLTDLVARLENVEAYLLRESGRPSTIKTRYMAEGQQLLRADQETDVSLAPATESDIRLAALDAISGCDAVILSDYGKGVLSDPVIESVINRTRELGKPVIVDPKGQNFGRYSGSDFVTPNNAELALASGKILNDEQSIISAARDLLAEHDVKSFLVTRSQEGMSLIDARSATHIPAQVQEVFDVSGAGDTVVAVFAAAIAVGLEPTEAANIANIAAGLVVGKLGTAAISVSDLHHAVLHNRLAGGTDKLVVREAAAEVIKDWRKMGQRVGFTNGCFDILHPGHLSLLHQARESCDHLVVGLNSDSSVARLKGVGRPVQKEGDRAKILAALSDVDLVIIFEEDTPESLIQTISPDLLVKGADYNRADVVGADFVEGRGGKVLLVELEPGYSTSGTIARIIGKQDG, encoded by the coding sequence ATGCGGGTTGATCTTAATCATTTAACTGCTGGTATAGCCAAATTGGCTGAAGCGCGGGTCTTGTGCGTCGGAGACCTAATGTTGGATCGGTTTCTATATGGAAGTGTCGGACGGATTTCGCCGGAGGGTCCAATCCCAATTATACATGTGGATACCGAGACTACTATGCTTGGTGGGGCGGGTAACGTAGTGAGAAATGTTGTTGCCTTGGGCGCACATTGCACCTTTGTCAGTGCCATTGGTACAGACTCAGGGGGAAAGCGATTGACAGATTTGGTGGCCCGGTTGGAAAATGTGGAAGCATATTTGCTTCGTGAGTCGGGGCGACCATCCACTATAAAAACACGCTATATGGCTGAGGGACAGCAATTACTGAGAGCGGATCAGGAAACAGATGTATCTCTTGCTCCTGCAACTGAGTCNGACATCCGGTTAGCAGCACTCGACGCCATTTCTGGCTGCGACGCGGTTATTTTGTCTGATTATGGCAAAGGTGTCTTGTCGGATCCAGTGATTGAAAGTGTAATAAATAGAACAAGGGAACTAGGTAAACCAGTAATCGTGGACCCCAAAGGGCAAAACTTTGGAAGGTATTCGGGATCGGATTTTGTGACCCCGAATAATGCAGAATTGGCCCTGGCTTCAGGAAAAATACTAAACGATGAGCAGTCCATTATCTCAGCTGCACGAGATCTTCTTGCGGAGCATGACGTTAAGTCATTCCTAGTTACAAGGAGCCAGGAGGGGATGTCCCTTATAGATGCGAGAAGCGCTACCCATATCCCGGCCCAGGTTCAGGAAGTATTTGACGTGTCTGGAGCTGGTGACACTGTGGTGGCAGTTTTTGCAGCGGCAATTGCGGTAGGTCTTGAACCGACAGAGGCGGCAAACATTGCCAATATTGCGGCAGGCCTGGTTGTAGGCAAGCTTGGTACGGCAGCTATTTCAGTAAGTGATCTTCATCACGCGGTATTGCATAATCGTTTAGCTGGCGGGACCGATAAATTGGTTGTTAGGGAGGCGGCGGCCGAGGTAATCAAAGATTGGCGGAAAATGGGTCAACGGGTTGGCTTTACTAATGGCTGTTTTGATATCCTACATCCAGGTCATCTTTCATTGCTTCATCAAGCTCGGGAATCTTGTGACCATTTAGTTGTGGGGTTAAATAGTGATTCCTCTGTGGCTCGCCTTAAAGGTGTGGGAAGGCCCGTTCAAAAGGAAGGCGACAGAGCTAAAATTCTAGCTGCCCTATCAGATGTAGATTTAGTTATTATATTTGAGGAGGATACTCCTGAATCCTTAATTCAAACCATCTCTCCCGATTTGTTGGTCAAAGGTGCAGATTATAATAGAGCCGATGTGGTGGGTGCTGATTTCGTGGAGGGCAGAGGTGGAAAAGTCTTATTGGTGGAGCTAGAACCTGGCTACAGCACGTCTGGCACCATAGCCAGAATAATTGGAAAACAAGATGGCTGA
- a CDS encoding 3-octaprenyl-4-hydroxybenzoate carboxy-lyase, which produces MADRLIVGMTGASGAIYGIRLLQMLETLDIEAHLVMSQSAEVALAHETIMKVSEVKALADRWYKIDDIAAAPASGSYQTLGMIITPCSMRTAGELASGVTSNLLTRAADVAIKEKRRLVLMVRETPLHSVHLGNLKILSDMGVVIAPPVPAFYTRPKDLHEMVDHSIARVLDLFGIAPDSVVRWGESVGKITGGAGGE; this is translated from the coding sequence ATGGCTGATCGTTTGATTGTTGGCATGACGGGTGCATCGGGAGCAATATATGGCATTCGTTTGTTGCAGATGCTAGAAACGTTGGACATTGAAGCCCATTTGGTTATGAGTCAATCTGCGGAGGTTGCTTTGGCGCATGAAACCATAATGAAGGTTTCAGAGGTTAAAGCGCTGGCGGACCGCTGGTACAAAATAGATGATATAGCTGCTGCCCCTGCGAGCGGCTCCTATCAAACTTTGGGGATGATTATCACTCCTTGTTCAATGCGAACAGCAGGAGAATTAGCTTCAGGTGTTACTAGTAACTTGTTAACAAGAGCTGCTGATGTAGCCATTAAAGAGAAGCGGCGTTTGGTACTAATGGTTAGAGAAACCCCGCTCCATTCTGTTCATTTAGGGAATCTTAAAATTTTATCTGATATGGGAGTGGTAATAGCCCCTCCAGTCCCAGCTTTTTATACCCGTCCTAAAGATCTACATGAAATGGTGGATCATAGCATAGCTAGAGTGTTGGACTTATTCGGCATTGCCCCTGATAGCGTCGTTAGGTGGGGCGAGAGTGTTGGCAAAATCACGGGCGGAGCAGGAGGGGAATAA
- the purE gene encoding 5-(carboxyamino)imidazole ribonucleotide mutase gives MDEGAPEVGLIMGSQSDWDTMRHSADTLTSLSVLHEVRVVSAHRTPKRLVEYAEGAEGRGIRVIIAAAGGAAHXPGMVASLTTVPVIGVPIESHSLKGLDSLLSIVQMXGGVPVGTMAIGKPGAINGALFSAAIVGLSNSKVEEALKEFRMKQTRSVPDAPEAS, from the coding sequence ATGGACGAGGGAGCTCCAGAGGTTGGATTAATCATGGGAAGCCAGTCTGACTGGGATACCATGCGTCACTCTGCGGATACGTTAACTTCCCTTAGTGTGCTGCATGAGGTGAGGGTAGTTTCGGCTCATCGGACACCTAAGCGTCTAGTTGAGTATGCCGAGGGTGCAGAAGGGAGGGGGATTCGCGTTATTATTGCTGCGGCCGGTGGAGCAGCNCATNTGCCAGGTATGGTAGCTTCTCTAACAACTGTACCCGTAATTGGTGTTCCAATCGAAAGTCATAGCTTAAAGGGATTGGACAGCCTGTTGTCAATTGTGCAGATGNCGGGTGGTGTTCCTGTTGGAACCATGGCTATTGGGAAGCCAGGCGCTATCAATGGTGCCCTATTTTCTGCGGCTATAGTCGGATTATCCAACTCAAAGGTAGAGGAGGCTCTTAAAGAATTTCGGATGAAGCAGACACGATCCGTTCCTGATGCCCCAGAAGCAAGCTAG
- a CDS encoding amidase, translated as MSGQLCDFSATDLVHLYNSGEASPVEATQSVLDRVSLLQKKYNAFCLVDEEKALRDAQASENRWQNKEAIGLLDGVPSTIKDLXLSKGWATLKGSXTTDPNXXWXEDAPSVARMREQGVVFVGKTTTPEFGWKGVTDSPLXGSTKNPWNPELTSGGSSGGAAVAAALGMGHLNIGSDGGGSIRMPAGFCGIFGLKATFGLVPAYPXTVMGTLSHQGPMTRTVRDAARMLSIISQPDPRDWYAAPYRPIDYEQDLEQGIKNVKIAFSPSLGYAKVDPQVAEKVRKAVGLFEQLGAKVTEIDPPISDPIEDMITLWSVGLAVLVNETPKEKQALMDAPLRELAELGSQVSSIELRKSEKARDQLAVAITLFLQDHDFLITPQLPLTAFEANNEVPPNSXMKRWWEWSPFTYPFNLTQHPAATVPCGFTKEHLPLSMQIVGSRFDEANLLRXCXAFEXAEPFXMPXIEXX; from the coding sequence ATGTCGGGTCAACTATGTGATTTTTCCGCTACAGATCTAGTTCACTTGTATAACTCTGGGGAAGCCTCTCCCGTGGAAGCAACCCAGTCTGTATTGGACAGAGTTAGCCTCCTTCAGAAAAAATATAACGCCTTCTGTCTTGTAGATGAAGAGAAAGCCCTCCGCGATGCCCAGGCGTCGGAAAATCGGTGGCAAAACAAGGAAGCCATTGGACTATTAGATGGAGTCCCAAGCACCATTAAAGACCTCATNTTATCAAAGGGGTGGGCTACGCTTAAGGGGTCAAGNACAACAGACCCAAATCANANNTGGNANGAAGACGCACCNAGTGTTGCNCGAATGCGGGAACAAGGNGTGGTCTTTGTAGGCAAAACAACTACGCCGGAATTTGGATGGAAAGGCGTAACAGACAGCCCCTTAANCGGAAGCACCAAAAACCCTTGGAACCCAGAGCTTACTTCTGGTGGTAGTTCAGGGGGAGCAGCTGTTGCGGCTGCACTAGGAATGGGACACCTCAATATAGGTTCAGACGGTGGCGGATCGATACGAATGCCCGCAGGCTTTTGTGGAATTTTTGGCCTGAAGGCAACTTTTGGCCTAGTACCTGCTTACCCTCANACTGTTATGGGCACTCTATCCCACCAAGGACCTATGACCCGGACAGTGCGAGATGCGGCGCGTATGCTTAGTATTATTAGTCAACCCGATCCGCGCGATTGGTATGCAGCCCCGTACCGTCCAATTGATTATGAACAAGATCTGGAGCAAGGCATTAAAAATGTAAAAATTGCTTTTAGCCCTTCATTAGGTTACGCGAAAGTAGATCCTCAAGTCGCCGAAAAAGTGCGCAAGGCAGTTGGTCTTTTCGAGCAACTTGGAGCCAAAGTAACGGAGATAGATCCACCCATAAGCGATCCAATTGAAGATATGATTACACTTTGGTCTGTTGGGTTGGCCGTCCTGGTAAATGAAACTCCAAAAGAAAAACAGGCCCTGATGGATGCCCCGCTGCGGGAACTGGCGGAATTGGGAAGCCAGGTGAGTAGCATAGAACTCAGAAAATCCGAAAAAGCTCGTGACCAATTAGCTGTCGCAATTACCCTTTTTCTGCAAGATCATGATTTTCTTATCACTCCCCAACTTCCACTAACCGCGTTTGAAGCAAATAATGAAGTGCCGCCCAACAGTGNAATGAAACGTTGGTGGGAATGGTCACCCTTCACCTATCCATTTAATTTGACACAACACCCAGCCGCGACTGTGCCTTGCGGTTTTACAAAAGAGCACTTGCCCCTCTCCATGCAAATAGTTGGNTCGCGTTTTGATGAAGCAAATCTATTGAGGTTNTGTCANGCTTTTGAAANGGCAGAACCTTTTAANATGCCNNCCATAGAGNAANAATAA
- a CDS encoding COQ9 family protein, which translates to MPLASNFETERTKILETLLRQDPFLGWTEANIRNIGLGLGFDQRTIIRIFPGGVRDLILAHGAAIDSEMLTSASLLALLDMPVRQRISTLIMLRIQAMSPHREAVSHLIPLLYSPQYLSRGAEVLYHSIDLMWRSAGDAATDFNYYSKRSLLTAVYCSTVLYWLTDDSPDYLETQAFLERRIGNVMSIQKIKPKIKKCFPKIESSILPLFKXLKSLRGAX; encoded by the coding sequence ATGCCATTAGCATCAAATTTTGAAACCGAACGTACCAAAATTTTGGAGACTCTACTGAGGCAGGATCCATTTCTTGGATGGACAGAAGCAAATATTCGAAACATAGGCCTGGGTTTGGGATTTGATCAACGGACTATAATAAGAATTTTCCCGGGCGGAGTTCGTGACCTTATTCTTGCACACGGCGCAGCGATTGATTCGGAAATGCTAACTTCTGCTAGTCTCTTGGCACTCCTAGATATGCCCGTAAGGCAACGTATAAGCACCCTAATAATGCTTAGAATTCAAGCTATGTCTCCTCACCGAGAAGCCGTATCACACCTCATTCCTTTATTGTACTCACCCCAATACCTCTCAAGAGGCGCAGAAGTCCTTTACCATAGCATAGACCTAATGTGGCGATCCGCTGGCGATGCCGCCACGGATTTCAACTACTACTCCAAACGCTCTCTCCTCACAGCAGTCTACTGTTCCACCGTACTTTATTGGCTTACAGATGATTCTCCAGACTATCTAGAAACCCAAGCCTTCCTTGAGCGGAGAATAGGCAACGTAATGTCTATTCAAAAAATAAAGCCGAAGATTAAGAAATGTTTCCCAAAAATAGAAAGTTCAATATTGCCGCTATTCAAGGNCCTTAAGTCACTTCGTGGAGCACANTAA
- the def gene encoding peptide deformylase, protein MAILKIAKMGHPILKEVAKTVDDPTSREIRELLDNMRETMTDAGGVGLAAPQIYVSLRVMIFQIPTEEEGQDTGFEEQVLINPELQFLGNEKENGWEGCLSVPDLRGSVPRYTHINYQGWDQNGKQINREAYGFHARVVQHEYDHLDGILYPMRMDKLNSLHYVSEMRFNAD, encoded by the coding sequence ATGGCCATATTGAAAATAGCAAAAATGGGACATCCCATTCTTAAGGAGGTTGCTAAAACGGTTGACGACCCCACTAGCCGCGAGATCCGCGAGCTTTTGGATAATATGAGAGAGACAATGACTGATGCAGGAGGAGTGGGCCTGGCAGCTCCCCAAATCTACGTTTCTCTGCGAGTGATGATATTTCAGATTCCAACAGAAGAGGAAGGCCAGGACACAGGTTTTGAGGAGCAAGTCCTAATAAATCCAGAATTACAATTTCTAGGGAATGAGAAAGAGAATGGATGGGAAGGATGCTTATCTGTCCCAGATCTTCGAGGATCAGTACCTCGGTATACACACATCAATTACCAAGGGTGGGACCAAAATGGAAAACAAATCAACCGCGAAGCTTATGGGTTTCATGCCCGGGTCGTGCAACACGAATACGACCACCTAGATGGTATTCTTTATCCCATGCGCATGGATAAGCTAAATAGCCTTCATTATGTCTCGGAGATGCGTTTTAACGCAGATTAA
- a CDS encoding NAD synthetase, which translates to MTSNLSAILYLISAVCFILALKGLSSPASARSGNMFGIAGMTIAVVTTLLAPNVSAYLTIFVAVAAGAAIGTITALRIQMTAMPQLVAAFHSLVGLAAVLVAAAALYAPEAYGIGSSGDIKSASLIEMSLGAVIGAITFTGSIIAFAKLQALMSGSPIVFPGQXLLNLLAGLVIXGLIVLFCLTGGXSYSVFWAMIALALLXGILIXIPIGGADMPVVVSMLNSYSGWAAAGIGFTLQNPALIIVGALVGSSGAILSYIMCRAMNRSFFSVILGGFGAETSGTSSDNSDRNAKSGSSDDAAFIMKNAQNVIIVPGYGMAVAQAQHSLREMADLLKDQGVNVKYAIHPVAGRMPGHMNVLLAEANVPYDEVFELEEINNDFASCDVAFVIGANDVTNPAAKKDPASPIAGMPILDVEKASTVLFVKRSLSPGYAGIDNEVFYSDKTMMLFGDAKQMVEGIVKSL; encoded by the coding sequence ATGACAAGTAATCTTTCCGCAATTCTTTATCTTATCTCCGCTGTTTGCTTTATCCTTGCCTTAAAGGGCTTATCGTCACCTGCATCCGCCCGCTCGGGAAATATGTTTGGGATAGCAGGAATGACTATTGCTGTCGTAACCACCCTTCTGGCGCCTAATGTTTCCGCTTATCTCACCATCTTTGTAGCTGTAGCCGCGGGTGCCGCAATAGGAACGATCACCGCTCTCCGTATACAAATGACAGCCATGCCACAACTAGTGGCAGCTTTTCACAGTCTGGTTGGCCTTGCAGCGGTCTTAGTTGCTGCGGCCGCTCTTTATGCCCCTGAAGCGTATGGAATTGGCTCAAGCGGAGACATAAAATCAGCAAGCCTCATTGAAATGTCACTAGGGGCGGTCATAGGCGCCATTACATTCACAGGCTCGATCATTGCATTTGCCAAACTACAAGCCCTCATGAGCGGATCTCCAATTGTATTTCCGGGGCAACANCTGCTGAACCTCCTTGCAGGCCTTGTGATTATNGGCTTGATTGTNTTGTTTTGTTTAACTGGNGGCGNCAGCTACTCCGTTTTCTGGGCTATGATAGCCTTAGCCCTNCTNNTGGGTATTCTCATCATNATTCCCATTGGTGGAGCAGATATGCCTGTCGTTGTGTCCATGTTGAATTCTTATTCTGGATGGGCTGCTGCAGGTATTGGATTTACGCTACAAAACCCCGCATTAATTATAGTTGGAGCTTTAGTGGGATCTTCGGGTGCTATCCTAAGTTACATCATGTGCCGCGCAATGAATCGTTCCTTTTTTAGCGTAATACTGGGAGGATTTGGAGCGGAAACAAGTGGGACATCCTCAGATAACAGCGATAGAAATGCAAAAAGCGGTAGCTCNGACGATGCTGCTTTTATTATGAAAAACGCCCAAAACGTTATCATCGTGCCGGGCTATGGTATGGCAGTGGCCCAAGCTCAACACTCTCTTCGAGAGATGGCAGATTTGTTAAAGGACCAAGGCGTCAATGTGAAGTACGCAATACATCCTGTGGCGGGTCGCATGCCTGGACATATGAACGTATTATTAGCTGAAGCCAACGTGCCGTATGATGAGGTTTTTGAGCTAGAAGAGATCAATAACGATTTTGCTTCATGTGACGTGGCTTTTGTTATTGGTGCTAATGACGTAACCAACCCTGCAGCTAAGAAAGACCCNGCCAGTCCAATTGCCGGAATGCCTATATTAGATGTGGAGAAAGCTAGCACAGTACTATTTGTTAAAAGATCACTTTCTCCAGGATATGCGGGAATAGATAACGAGGTGTTTTACTCGGACAAGACCATGATGTTGTTCGGTGATGCCAAACAAATGGTTGAAGGTATAGTAAAAAGCCTTTAA